Within the Chrysemys picta bellii isolate R12L10 chromosome 17, ASM1138683v2, whole genome shotgun sequence genome, the region ttTATCTATTTACCTTTTAACCATTGTGGGAACTTATGGGGGGCAGTCAGACAACGGGGAGGGTTAATGATTTAACAACGGCAGACGCTGAGATTCAAAACGTGAACGCTTTATAGCGCCATTTGTCACCAGCACACGTCGAAATATACGCCGCGACTTATCAAACCCGACCAAGTCCTCCAGCAGCGCGGTGCTGACTAGGCCTAGCTGGAAACCGCAATGAATAGCCATGGAGGTAGTTCTTCATGGGCCCAGGCGTGTGTGGGGAAATTGACAAGGAAATTGACGTCTACCGATGTTTGCTGATCAATCCTCCCACGTCTAGCTACAGGCCACCAAATGAGGAGGCAGACGAGACATTTTTAGAGCCAATAACAGATGTATTCAAAGCACTGGACCTGATGGGAATCAGGGACTTTGAACCCTCCAGAAGACAACGCGGAGCGTCTGAGTTCTTGGATGGCATTGGGGACAATTCCTTTGTTTCCCAAGGtggaggagggaagtggggtggggggtgttttcAAGTCTGACGTGCAGGGAGGATCTGGCTGAGAGCCGGGCGGTGGATGGCCCCGTGGGGGAAAGTGATCGTGAAATGATCAGGTGAAAGGCAAAGAGCGAAAGCAGCACAATAAAGATGCCAGACGGGGACGAGGCCGAGGTCCCTGGGGATGCGATTCTAGGGGGAAAGGGGAGCTGGTGGCTTCTACAAGAAACACTATTAAAGTTACAAGAGCAAACTAGTCCAACATGGAGTATCTCTGTGTgtatctatatgcatccgaagaagtgggctgtagtccacgaaagcttatgctctaataaatttgttagtctctaaggtgccacaagtcctcctgttctttttgcggatacagactaacacggctgctactctgaaatctgtgtgtgtgtgtgtgtgtctccccctgctggaggggctgggccttgctctgtgtgtgtgtacagaccaATCTCTCCACAAAAACCCTTCTGAGCAACCAACCACACAAAGGGGAGATTTTGGCCCAGAAAaaccagggcagggactggctggcttggggcgGTGAGGGAATGGGGCACATGGCCTCTTCCCTTTAGGGGgcactggccctgatccagctcaTTGTTCTGCTCTGACAGACAccctaactcagtggttctcaaagttctgttctggtgacccctttcacatggaggcaaagcggggttgggctggaggctgacagctcgcgactcccatgtaataacctcggaaccccctgaggggtcccgacccccagtttgagaccccctgcccTAACTAGTGAGGTGAATTGGAGAGCACTCGGCACAGGTCCCACTGGGCAGCTGCTGTCCACAGCCCCCCGCCTCCCAGCAGTGTGGGGAAGTGAGAAAATACCCTAaagagaaaaggggggaaataggGATAATGCAATTCATTCAATTAGTGgttagaatggggggggggggcagggagccaggatgcctgggttctccctctgggtctgggaggggagtgggctctagtggttagagggggcagggagccaggacgcctgggttctccccctgactctgggaggggagtggggtctagtggttagagggggataggagccaggacgcctgggttctccctctggctctgggaggggagtgggctctagtggttaaagggggcagggagccaggatgcctgggttctccccctggctctgggaggggagtggggtctagtggttagaggggactgggagccaggacgcctgggttctcttcgGCTCTGGGCGGTGTATGCAGACGGCCGGATACAGGCGGCGTGCGAGGAGTTGCCTGGGGTCAGACATCCCCCAAGATCGGTCTGTGGCTGGGTTTTCCCTCGGGGgttgaggtggggggaggggggtatctGCCGCCCCCCCGTCTCGCtcggaacccaggcgtccggggccGGATTGGAGCGCGGCGTTTCCACCCGGTCGGCTTTTGCAGCGACACCGGCTCCTGCTGCGGGTGGAGGGACGGACGGACAGAGACAGACGggacccccccgacccccccacgCCGGGGCCGTCACAGGGCGCCAGAGCCCGCAGGGGGCGGCACATGGCCCCGGGGCGCAGGGGGGCGCCGGGCGCGTAGAGCCTGGACCGGTGCCGCCCCCCCCACGCCTGGACCGGATCGGACCGGTgccgcccccccagcctggaccGGACCTGTATCGCCCCCCCAGCCGGGACCGGACCTGTGCCGCCCACCCCCAGGCGGTTCCGGATCGGTTCCGTCCCCCTCAGTCTGGACCGGACCGGTACCACCAAATCCAGCCGGGTTTGGACCGGTACCGCCCCCAGCCTGGACCGGACCTGTGCCGGCCCCCCCAGCTGGATCCCTCCCCGGGCCCGGCTCGGAGCCGGCCCCAGCGCTACCATGAGCTGAGGGCACCGTGCCCGGCGCTGGCCCGGCCGGCCATGTGGGCACCAGAGCCGCGATGAGCCCGGGGACGGGACACTGGGCACAGGTACCTGGGAAGGTAAATTAACCCCCCCAGGGGGGCGGTGCCAGGGGCAGTGGAggatggcaggggtgggggtgtgctggggcggcagggggctaggagggagcagtgggggtgaggggcagtGGGTGGTAGCAGGTGGTGGCACGGGAAcactggggcagtgagggggggtCAGGGGCCAGTGGGTGGCCATGGGGTGAAGTGGGAGGCCACTTCTCCCACCGAGAACTGAGCTGGGACCCAGAATCctccaggggctgaatgggagccCGCGCCCCCCCAGAGGGAAAAGGCCCCATTCTcacccctgccccgagccctcGGAGACTCCTGTACGTGGTGCGGGGTCTATGACACACACCTGATcgttcccctcccatcccccccgtTTCTCCTTCCAGACGCTCTGAACAGGTCCCGCCAGCGGGGGGCGCCGCCCGCCCCATGGATCTCCATCCCTTCGGCCCGCGCCCCCCCAGGGACGGAACCGCTGACCCCCGgcaccagcccccggcccggGAGGAGCCGTCCGGGCGCCGGCTCAAACTGGAGGAGGACGAGGAGGCTGGGCGGCCGCGGGCCCCCCgggccccaccctggccccctggccctggggaggctgggccGGAGCAGGGCGAGGCCGCGCGCTACGGCCGCTACCTGCTGATCGACAGCCAGGGGCTGCCCTACACGGTGCTGGTGGAGGAGGCGGGCGCGGCGGGCGAGCGAGCGGGGCTGCGGAAGGTGTACTGCTGCCCCGTGTGCTCCCGCACCTTCGAGTACCTTTCCTATCTGCAGCGGCACAGCATCACCCACTCGGAGCACAAGCCCCACGTCTGCCGGGCCTGCGGCAAGGCCTTCAAGCGCACGTCCCACCTGGAGCGGCACAAGTACACCCACGCCGGGCGCAAGCCCCACCAGTGCCCCATCTGCCAGCGCAGCTTCCGCGACGCCGGCGAGCTGGCC harbors:
- the LOC101948283 gene encoding zinc finger protein 581, yielding MDLHPFGPRPPRDGTADPRHQPPAREEPSGRRLKLEEDEEAGRPRAPRAPPWPPGPGEAGPEQGEAARYGRYLLIDSQGLPYTVLVEEAGAAGERAGLRKVYCCPVCSRTFEYLSYLQRHSITHSEHKPHVCRACGKAFKRTSHLERHKYTHAGRKPHQCPICQRSFRDAGELAHHQRVHTGERPFQCEDCHMRFGERNTLQRHIRRKHRQQPPTP